The Roseimicrobium gellanilyticum DNA segment CATGGTGAAGGCCTTCACGATGCCGCCGGCGCCGTTCCACACGATGCCCTGATGCGGCTGCGATGATTCCTCATGCGCCACGCTGAAGGCTTCGCCGAGATCAAAACGGGTGGTGCGGATTTCTGACTCGTGGATTTCCGAGACGCGCCATTCCCCGGGCTGACCACCTTGCAGGTTCCAGAGAAAGCCCTGAAAGCGATGCTGTAGAATCTGTGCGGTGCCGGGAGGTCCCCAAATGTGGTTGGGTTTGGTGAGCCTGTCGTAAGTGCAGCGGAAGAACGAATCGAAGCCCGCCACATGATCCATGTGGAGGTGGGAGAAGAAGAGCTGATCCACGTTGCTCACTTCCGCGAAGGGAAGCGTGGAGGCGCAGTTTTCCCCGCAATCGAAGAGCAGTCGTTCGAGTGACTTGCCGCTGTCGATGCGCAGGAAGAGGGTGTTATCGCAGCCCGCCTCTCCCAAGACGACATTTGTGAGGCTCATGATGGCGAGGTGGAGAGGCGAGACTGACCGGTGAAATTCACTTCACCGGCTTATACCTTGCGCCACCGCTGGAAGCTCTCGATGGCCTCGTAGTTGGCGAGACCGAGGGCGTCGTATTGCTGGGCGGTGCCCTGGTTCACCTTGGTGACATCCATTTCCAGGGTGGTCAGTGACTGGTAGCGCGTGAGAGCGCGGGCTTTGCGCTCGAGCTGCATGGGGCTGGCGGGCACGGCCATGTCGATTTCCCAAGGTTCCAAGGCCTTCTCGCGACCGCGGTAGAGCCAAACCGAGCAGGCGGAGGACCAGTCCTCATGCTGAAGCTCGGCAAGCGCCTGCTCCAACGCACGGAAGCTCAGCGCGGCCACACTGGAGGGATCCGCCGCGTCACCTGTGATGTAGATCTGATGCGGGCGGAACTCCTGCAGCAGCTTCACCACTTCCGAGGTGTCCTCCGGGGTCAGCTTGAAGCGGCGATAGCGACCGCGTTCGTAGAAGGGGAGATTGAGGAATTGGACTTTCTCCTGCGGGATGCCCAGCGCATGGGCGGCATCACGCAGCTCACCGCGAAGGATGAGGCTCTTGAGCTGGCGGAGGGCGGGCTGGTCTTCCCCGAACTCACCCTTCTCCTCGAGCAGGCGCAGGATGTGGCGGGCGTAGTCGGTCTGCTCGTCCCAGCCTTCGGGTGAGAGCGTGGCGATTTCCTGGAGGATGCTGGCGAACTTGTCCGCCTCGCTGTCCGCCACGCGCAGGCTGCCGCTCGTCATGGCGACGACGCGGATGTCATGGCCCTGCTCCACGAGGCGATCAATGGTGCTCCCGAGGCTCACCACAGCGTCCTGCGGCTCGGGGCTCAGTACGAGAGAGCGCTTCGGATACGGCTTGGCGCGCTCCGGGCGGAAGGTGTCGTCCGCGTTGGGTTTGCCGCCGGGCCATCCAGAGATGGTGTGCTGGAGCTGGTTGAAGATATTGATGTTCAGCTTGTACGCCGGACCTTGTTCGCTCAGCAGATCGGAGAGACCGTGCTCGTTGTAGTCCTCGTCGATGAGCTTCAGCACGGGGCGGTCCATGCTGGAGGAGAGCCAGCACACGGCGCGGCGAGTCTCGCTGGGGGACCACTTCACCGGGCCGACGAGCCATGGCAGCTTCACACGGGTGAGCTCACGTGCGGCGCCCTTGTCGATGAAGAAACGGGCCTCGGCGTGCTCCTGAAGGAAGGAGGCAGACACGGCGTCCGTCACCGGGCCTTCGACGGCTTTCGTCACGACACCGGCCTTGTTTTCACCCCACGCCATGAGCACAATCTTTTTCGCACGCAGGATGGTGGAGACACCCATCGTGATGGCGAAGCGCGGCACATTCTCTTCACCGCGGAAGTCCGCCGCGGCGTCCTGACGCGTGATGCGGTCCAGGGTGATGCGGCGAGTGAGAGATTCGCGGGAGGACCCGGGTTCGTTGAAGCCGATGTGGCCCGTACGACCGATGCCCAAAATCTGGAAGTCCACACCGCCGGCGGCGTCGATCATTTCTTCATACGCACGGCAGTGTTCAAAGACCTGATCACTGGGGACAAGACCGCTGGGGAGGTGGATGTTCTCCTTCGGGATATCGATGTGATCAAAGAGCTGATCACACATGAAGCGATGGTAGCTCTCCGGGTGCTCCGGGGTCAGGCCGTAGTACTCGTCCAGATTGAAGGTCACCACATTCTTAAAGCTCAATCCCTCCTCACGATGAAGGCGGATGAGTTCACGATAAAAAGAAACGGGCGTGGAACCGGTGGCCAAGCCGAGCACGGCGGTCTTCTTCTTTGCCGCGCGGGAGGTGATAAGTTCCTTCACCTCCTGGGCGAGGGCGGCAGCAGCCGCCGCCGAACTGTCATGAATGATGGTGGGGATCTTCTCGTAGGCCTCGGCGGCGGAGCGGCGCTTGGACATGGTCGTGGAGTGAGGTGGAAAGCGAACGTGCGTGCGTGCGAGCCGCCAACATCACGAGCGGCGGGCACAATGCAAGTGGTGGGGTAGTGTCAGATGTGAGGCAGCGTGATCGGAATGGCCGCAAAAGAACGCAAAGAGCGCAAAAAGTGATGAGCGGTGGGTGGTGCAGCACTTTGGAGGGTGGAGCGCTGCAGGTAACCAGCTAAGCACCCAGAGAACCGCTCCGGGGTGGGTTCTGCGACAGGGCGTACTTTTTGATTTGGAATTTGTAGGAACCGAAGTTCATGAGCAGGCCGTGCTCGGTGCGTGTGGACTTCAGATAGCCGAGCAATTGAGCCGCATGCTGTTGAAGCAAGGTGCTTACTGCCTTCAGTTCCACTAGGATAACACCTTCGATGAGAAGGTCCGTGAAGTACTCCCCAACTACAGTGCCGTCTTCATCTAACACAGAAACCGGCTGCTGCTGACCAACCATGAGCCCCTGCTTCCGAAGCCGGTGCACCAGAGTATTCTCATACACCTTCTCCAGGTGTCCGTGCCCATGATACAAATGGATATCATAGGCCGTCTGCCGCACAAGATTGCACAGATCATTTATAGGATGCATGGAGCAACCATGTATGCCCAGCCATTAGGCCGTGACAAATGCCCCCCAAACTTTCTCGGCCGGTCAGTAAACTTTTGCGTTCTTTGCGTTCTTTTGCGGCCATTACCAGCACCTGCCACCCGCTGCACACAGTGTCACTCCTGCCAGTCCGCTGCTGTGCCTGCGCTCTTGGACTTGCCCAGGCGGTTGCCTCGGCGGGCGTCGGCGACGGCGAGCATGGTGGCTTCGCAGGCATCGGCGATGATGTCGAAGCGCTCGGTGGCGATCCATTCCTTCTTCAGCATCCAGGTGCCGCCCACGGCGATGACGGGTTTGAAGGGGAGGTACTCCGAGAAGGTCTCCAGCGTGATGCCACCAGTGGGCATGAAGCGCATGTTGGGGAAAGGTCCATTGAGCGCCTTCAGTATCTTGATGCCGCCGCTGGCTTCAGCCGGGAAGAACTTCACGCACTCCAGGCCAAGATTGGCGGCGAGCATGACTTCCGTGGCGGTCGTGGCGCCGGGGATGATAAGCACCTGTTTTGCCTGGCAGTGGCGCACGAGGTCGGCATCGATGCCCGGCGTGACGATGAATTTCGCCCCGGCGGCGATGGCCTCATCTGCTTGAGCCGGGGTGAGCACCGTGCCGGCACCCACGAGCAGCCCGTCCTTCGCAAAGGCGGCCATGCGTTTGAGAATCTCCAGGGCGGCAGGGGTGCGCAGGGTGATTTCCGCGCAGGGAAGGCCGCCGTCCAGCAGCGCATTGGCCAGAGGCTCAGCGTGGGACACGTTTTCCAGGATGACGGCGGGCACCACGCCCAGTTGCTCAATACGAAGGAGATGCTCGTGCATGCGTGCACGCTAGCCAGTACGAGTGCGGGCCGCAATTCATGAATTCCCCAAGTCGCGTCCGTTCCCCCGGCCGTCAGCGAAGGGCGGAGGAAACTCCTTGCGCCCGGGGGCAATTTGTCTGAGTCATCCGGTCCTGTTTTCATTCCCGCACATGTCCCAGACCAGCCTCCCCTCCGTCCGCCCTTCCGAACTCGGCAAGCCCATCTACGTCGGCTCCGTGCAGCACCTGTATGCCGTGCCGGGACGTGATGACCTCATGGTCTGCGAAACGACGAACGCCGGCAGCGTATTCGATGTGGGCAGCATTTTCGACATCCCCGGCAGTGACGTCGCCCGCGCCACCTTCCGCCATGCGCTCTACACCCGCATGGGCAAGCCCGAGACCTGGGCCAAGGTGCGTGACGCCATCGTGGCCGACCCCGACCTGCCTGCCTACTTCAAGGAGGACATCCAGAAGGGACCGCTCGAAACGATGCTGCGCGAGGGCGCGAAGACCCACCACGTGGGTATGCTCGATGGAGACACGGGCGTGATTGCGACCGAGGGCATGCCCGCGAAGCCCAGCACCTACAACGTGGTCCGCC contains these protein-coding regions:
- a CDS encoding GxxExxY protein; the encoded protein is MHPINDLCNLVRQTAYDIHLYHGHGHLEKVYENTLVHRLRKQGLMVGQQQPVSVLDEDGTVVGEYFTDLLIEGVILVELKAVSTLLQQHAAQLLGYLKSTRTEHGLLMNFGSYKFQIKKYALSQNPPRSGSLGA
- the eda gene encoding bifunctional 4-hydroxy-2-oxoglutarate aldolase/2-dehydro-3-deoxy-phosphogluconate aldolase, which codes for MHEHLLRIEQLGVVPAVILENVSHAEPLANALLDGGLPCAEITLRTPAALEILKRMAAFAKDGLLVGAGTVLTPAQADEAIAAGAKFIVTPGIDADLVRHCQAKQVLIIPGATTATEVMLAANLGLECVKFFPAEASGGIKILKALNGPFPNMRFMPTGGITLETFSEYLPFKPVIAVGGTWMLKKEWIATERFDIIADACEATMLAVADARRGNRLGKSKSAGTAADWQE
- the nagB gene encoding glucosamine-6-phosphate deaminase: MSKRRSAAEAYEKIPTIIHDSSAAAAAALAQEVKELITSRAAKKKTAVLGLATGSTPVSFYRELIRLHREEGLSFKNVVTFNLDEYYGLTPEHPESYHRFMCDQLFDHIDIPKENIHLPSGLVPSDQVFEHCRAYEEMIDAAGGVDFQILGIGRTGHIGFNEPGSSRESLTRRITLDRITRQDAAADFRGEENVPRFAITMGVSTILRAKKIVLMAWGENKAGVVTKAVEGPVTDAVSASFLQEHAEARFFIDKGAARELTRVKLPWLVGPVKWSPSETRRAVCWLSSSMDRPVLKLIDEDYNEHGLSDLLSEQGPAYKLNINIFNQLQHTISGWPGGKPNADDTFRPERAKPYPKRSLVLSPEPQDAVVSLGSTIDRLVEQGHDIRVVAMTSGSLRVADSEADKFASILQEIATLSPEGWDEQTDYARHILRLLEEKGEFGEDQPALRQLKSLILRGELRDAAHALGIPQEKVQFLNLPFYERGRYRRFKLTPEDTSEVVKLLQEFRPHQIYITGDAADPSSVAALSFRALEQALAELQHEDWSSACSVWLYRGREKALEPWEIDMAVPASPMQLERKARALTRYQSLTTLEMDVTKVNQGTAQQYDALGLANYEAIESFQRWRKV